From the Microplitis mediator isolate UGA2020A chromosome 6, iyMicMedi2.1, whole genome shotgun sequence genome, one window contains:
- the LOC130670529 gene encoding histidine-rich glycoprotein-like, whose amino-acid sequence MKHHEHDQGYHYNHHDHNDYGPHNGHDHDDHHNHGQDDNHDDDHNRGNDDDQDHGHEDHHSGDYDRERNRSDHGDYNGKSDRCDYNVIMVLMMVNLIAVMMVTVITVMMMAMIIYDDDHYHGHDDNHYHDDNDHDGVHKLSDHGSYNGKLDHGHDGDHVSCHNGHYDRGHDGHEGHRDHHSGDYDRAHNYGDNSNYNRELDHCDHNGKLDHHHDHNQIYHYNHHDHHDYGPHNGHYHDNHHNHGHNDNHGHGHDDDQDHDHDDHHVGDCDRKHNRGYHSD is encoded by the exons ATGAAG catcatgaacatgatcaagGTTACCATTATAACCACCATGATCACAACGATTATGGTCCCCATAATGGTCACGACCATGATGATCATCATAATCATGGTCAAGATGATAATCATGATGATGATCATAATCGTGGTAACGATGATGATCAAGATCATGGTCACGAGGATCATCATAGTGGTGACTATGATAGGGAGCGTAATCGTAGTGATCATGGTGATTATAATGGTAAATCAGATCGATGTGATTATAATG TGATTATGGTTCTTATGATGGTAAACTTAATcgcggtcatgatggtcaccgtgATCACGGTTATGATGATGGCCATGATCAT TTATGATGATGATCATTATCATGGTCACgatgataatcattatcatgaTGATAATGACCATGATGGGGTCCATAAGTTGAGTGATCATGGTTCTTATAATGGTAAActtgatcatggtcatgatggtgacCATGTTAGTtgtcataatggtcactatgatcgtggtcatgatggtcatgaagGTCACCGTGATCATCATAGTGGTGACTATGATAGGGCGCATAATTATGGTGATAATAGCAATTATAATCGTGAATTGGATCATTGTGATCATAATGGTAAACTAGATCAT catcatgaccataatcaaaTTTACCATTATAATCACCATGATCACCACGATTATGGTCCCCATAATGGTCATTACCATGATAATCatcataatcatggtcataatgataatcatggtcatggtcacGATGATGATCAAGATCATGATCACGATGATCATCATGTCGGTGACTGTGATAGGAAGCATAATCGTGGTTATCATAGTGattaa